DNA from Streptomyces sp. NBC_01260:
GGTCTCCACGGTGACGCCGAGACCCAGCGCCTGGAGCCTGGCGGCGGCCTGCCGGGTGCGGGCGAGGAGGTCCGGGCCCATCGGATCGAGGTGCATGTGGTCGAGGGTCAGCCCGACCCCCTCGTAGCCGAGGTCCGCGAGGAGTGCGAGGGCGTCGCCGAGGCGGAGGTCGGTGAGTCCGTTGGTGCCGTAGCCGAGGCGGATCGTCATGTGGGGCTCACCTTCCGGGCGAGACTGCGGGCGAGCGGGACGAGGCCCATGACGGCGAGCGCCGTGCCGGACGCGCCGGACCGGGCGGCGAGGGCGGCCTGGAGCGGGATCATCGCCCGGATACCGCTGCCGACGGCGCGCTGGGTGAGCGGCGGCGACGGGTTGAGCGCGGCGTGGACGAGCGGGCGGGCGGCGGTGCGGAGGTAGGCGCCGGTGAGCGCGGTGAGCAGGAGACGGGCGGGGGCGCTCGCTCCGGTGCGGGCGCGTGCGTTCGCGGGGGCGCCGCCTCCGGCACGGGAGCCGGGCGGGGCAGTGCCGCCGCCGCCGGCAGGCAGCGCCGCGTCGGCCTCTCCCCGCCGCTCCCGCACCGCGACGCCGCCGAGCGCGACGACCGCTCCGAGGGCGGCGAGGGGTGCGGTGGTGGAACCGCCCTGTGCCTCATGGCGCGAGACGGCGGTGACCGCGTAGGTGTGCGCCGTCAGCAGGGCGGCGGCGGGCAGGGCCGCGGGCAGCGCGGCACGGGCGGAGGCCGTGGTGGCCGGACCAGTGGCGCGGGTGGAGTGCGCGGCCGTCGCCGTCGCCGTCGCGCCCAGCAGCAGGTCCAGGCCGCGGGCCGCCGCCATGGCCGCCGGGCCCGCCGGGGTGTGCTTCAGGCGGAGGTCGTACGCCCAGACCGTCGCCGCGAGGCCGGTGGCCACCGTCAGGGCCGGGCGTCCCGCGCGGGCGGCGAGGGCCAGGCCCGCCGCGGTCAGCGCACCGGCCGCGACGAGCGCCGCGCGGGGCGTGATCCGGCCTGAGGGGATCGGGCGGTGCGGGCGGTCCACGGCGTCCTCGTCGCGGTCGGCCCAGTCGTTGAGGGCCATGCCCGCCTCGTACAGACAGAGCGAGGCGCCGACGGCGAGGGCGGTGGAACGGTTGGGGCGGCGTCCGAGAGCCGCCGCGCCCGCCAGCGCGTCGCCCGGCACGGTGAAGAGTGCGGAGACCCTGAGCAGCTCCGCCCAGGCGCGCACGGTCACTTCTCCCCCCGCAGCCGCTCCGCGAAGGCGAGCAGCGCCA
Protein-coding regions in this window:
- a CDS encoding SCO3242 family prenyltransferase; amino-acid sequence: MTVRAWAELLRVSALFTVPGDALAGAAALGRRPNRSTALAVGASLCLYEAGMALNDWADRDEDAVDRPHRPIPSGRITPRAALVAAGALTAAGLALAARAGRPALTVATGLAATVWAYDLRLKHTPAGPAAMAAARGLDLLLGATATATAAHSTRATGPATTASARAALPAALPAAALLTAHTYAVTAVSRHEAQGGSTTAPLAALGAVVALGGVAVRERRGEADAALPAGGGGTAPPGSRAGGGAPANARARTGASAPARLLLTALTGAYLRTAARPLVHAALNPSPPLTQRAVGSGIRAMIPLQAALAARSGASGTALAVMGLVPLARSLARKVSPT